From the Aggregicoccus sp. 17bor-14 genome, one window contains:
- a CDS encoding hybrid sensor histidine kinase/response regulator, with product MASRGSRALAVGSEVEGQANILLVDDHPANLLALAAVLEPLGQRLVQVQSGEEALKALLKDDFAAILLDVQMPGLDGFETAKLIKAREKTRHVPLIFLTAIHREEAHILNGYAHGAVDYVVKPFDADILRTKVSVFVHLHEKTEALRRQEQLLRQRERSAGQAALKRVIESSPMGLAFTDEAGVLRDANDAFLRLVGYAREELERGELTWTQLSSTDASHREARRQLAEDGSTVPFELEYRRRDGSRVPVLVGSALLPEEQRTLTFVLDLTERRRADEALRQSETRYRLATLATSETIYDWEISTGHIHWNESLESVFGHKREGTQGPDIRAWEELIHPEDRARVARGLTQVISGEGTHWEDEYRLRRGDGSYARVLDRGYVAHDAVGRPVRMVGAMQDVSAARAREEQLRFLAEVSNLLNEGLDARATLERLAQRAVPSIADGCVVDLVLPAGQFKRVAAVHVEPERMRGVWELERRYPRGPEAKEPAAQVMRTGKSLWTGEVEEEHLRAFSGDELQLQLLRELDMRSFLCVPLRTRERVLGALTLVQGVSGRRFREADVHLAEDLARRAALAVDNANLYREAQEAVRSRDEFLSVASHELKTPLTPLMLKLQGLQRHVEALARDGANGHAEPAAEGSAALAERLRADLATSRSQVLKLSTLVDGLLDVTRIGAGRLRLDLEEVDLASVVREVAGRFSDQAVKARCELQLRLPEPAVGRWDRLRLDQVVTNLLSNALKYGAGSPVVLSVHVNAGEAHLRVQDAGIGIAPEHLARIFGMFERAVSERHYGGLGLGLYITQQIVLALGGRIDVTSSPNEGALFTVCLPLAGPAPEGPAPEPEAPAQG from the coding sequence ATGGCAAGTCGGGGCAGCCGCGCGCTCGCGGTGGGCAGCGAGGTGGAGGGGCAGGCGAACATCCTGCTCGTCGACGACCACCCTGCGAACCTGCTCGCGCTCGCGGCGGTGCTCGAGCCGCTGGGGCAGCGGCTCGTGCAGGTGCAGAGCGGCGAGGAGGCGCTCAAGGCGCTCCTGAAGGACGACTTCGCCGCCATCCTCCTGGACGTGCAGATGCCGGGGCTGGACGGCTTCGAGACGGCGAAGCTGATCAAGGCGCGCGAGAAGACGCGCCACGTGCCGCTCATCTTCCTCACCGCCATCCACCGCGAGGAGGCCCACATCCTCAACGGCTACGCGCACGGCGCGGTGGACTACGTGGTGAAGCCCTTCGACGCGGACATCCTGCGCACCAAGGTGAGCGTGTTCGTGCACCTGCACGAGAAGACCGAGGCGCTGCGCCGCCAGGAGCAGCTGCTGCGCCAGCGCGAGCGCTCCGCGGGGCAGGCCGCGCTCAAGCGCGTCATCGAGAGCAGCCCCATGGGGCTCGCCTTCACCGACGAGGCGGGCGTGCTGCGCGACGCGAACGACGCCTTCCTGCGGCTGGTGGGCTACGCGCGCGAGGAGCTGGAGCGCGGCGAGCTCACCTGGACGCAGCTCAGCTCGACGGACGCGAGCCACCGCGAGGCGCGCCGGCAGCTCGCCGAGGACGGCTCCACCGTGCCCTTCGAGCTGGAGTACCGGCGCCGCGACGGCAGCCGCGTGCCGGTGCTGGTGGGCAGCGCGCTGCTGCCCGAGGAGCAGCGCACCCTCACCTTCGTGCTGGACCTCACCGAGCGGCGCCGCGCGGACGAGGCGCTGCGCCAGAGCGAGACGCGCTACCGGCTCGCCACGCTCGCCACCAGCGAGACCATCTACGACTGGGAGATCTCCACCGGCCACATCCACTGGAACGAGTCCCTGGAGAGCGTGTTCGGCCACAAGCGCGAGGGCACGCAGGGCCCGGACATCCGCGCCTGGGAGGAGCTCATCCACCCCGAGGACCGCGCCCGCGTGGCGCGCGGGCTCACCCAGGTCATCTCCGGCGAGGGCACGCACTGGGAGGACGAGTACCGCCTGCGCCGCGGCGACGGCAGCTACGCGCGCGTGCTGGACCGCGGCTACGTGGCGCACGACGCGGTGGGCCGCCCGGTGCGCATGGTGGGCGCGATGCAGGACGTGAGCGCGGCGCGCGCCCGCGAGGAGCAGCTGCGCTTCCTCGCGGAGGTGAGCAACCTGCTCAACGAGGGGCTGGACGCGCGCGCCACGCTGGAGCGGCTCGCGCAGCGCGCGGTGCCCTCCATCGCGGACGGGTGCGTGGTGGACCTGGTGCTGCCGGCCGGTCAGTTCAAGCGCGTGGCGGCGGTGCACGTGGAGCCCGAGCGCATGCGCGGCGTGTGGGAGCTGGAGCGCCGCTACCCGCGCGGCCCCGAGGCGAAGGAGCCCGCGGCGCAGGTGATGCGCACGGGCAAGAGCCTGTGGACGGGCGAGGTGGAGGAGGAGCACCTGCGCGCCTTCAGCGGCGACGAGCTGCAGCTGCAGCTCTTGCGCGAGCTGGACATGCGCAGCTTCCTCTGCGTGCCGCTGCGCACGCGCGAACGGGTGCTGGGCGCGCTCACCCTGGTGCAGGGCGTGAGCGGGCGGCGCTTCCGCGAGGCGGACGTGCACCTGGCCGAGGACCTCGCGCGCAGGGCCGCGCTCGCGGTGGACAACGCGAACCTCTACCGCGAGGCGCAGGAGGCCGTGCGCAGCCGCGACGAGTTCCTCAGCGTGGCGAGCCACGAGCTGAAGACCCCCCTCACCCCGCTGATGCTCAAGCTGCAGGGGCTGCAGCGCCACGTGGAGGCGCTCGCGCGCGACGGCGCGAATGGCCACGCCGAGCCCGCGGCCGAGGGCAGCGCCGCGCTCGCCGAGCGGCTGCGCGCGGACCTCGCCACCAGCCGCTCGCAGGTGCTCAAGCTGAGCACGCTGGTGGACGGGCTGCTGGACGTGACGCGCATCGGCGCCGGGCGGCTGCGGCTCGACCTGGAGGAGGTGGACCTGGCCTCGGTGGTGCGCGAGGTGGCGGGGCGCTTCAGCGACCAGGCGGTGAAGGCGCGCTGCGAGCTGCAGCTGCGCCTCCCTGAGCCTGCGGTGGGGCGCTGGGACCGGCTGCGGCTGGACCAGGTGGTGACGAACCTCCTGTCCAACGCGCTCAAGTACGGGGCCGGCAGTCCGGTGGTGCTCTCCGTGCACGTGAACGCGGGCGAGGCGCACCTGCGCGTGCAGGACGCGGGCATCGGCATCGCGCCCGAGCACCTGGCGCGCATCTTCGGGATGTTCGAGCGCGCGGTGAGCGAGCGGCACTACGGAGGCCTGGGCCTCGGGCTCTACATCACCCAGCAGATCGTGCTCGCGCTGGGCGGACGCATCGACGTGACCAGCTCCCCCAACGAGGGCGCGCTCTTCACCGTGTGCCTGCCGCTCGCAGGTCCTGCGCCGGAGGGCCCCGCGCCCGAGCCCGAGGCTCCCGCCCAGGGCTAG
- a CDS encoding ubiquitin carboxyl-terminal hydrolase 14 has protein sequence MSKACTHLQSTVRHHTAPVTPSGKGCQECLASGSEWVHLRLCLTCGHVGCCDDSPNRHASQHFHRTDHPVIKSFEPGEDWAWCFRDEEMVERIPAFPAESPSEHYAAP, from the coding sequence ATGTCGAAGGCCTGCACCCACCTGCAATCCACCGTGCGCCACCACACCGCGCCCGTCACGCCCAGCGGCAAGGGCTGTCAGGAGTGCCTCGCGAGCGGGAGCGAGTGGGTGCACCTGCGGCTGTGCCTCACGTGCGGGCACGTGGGCTGCTGCGACGACTCGCCCAACCGCCACGCGAGCCAGCACTTCCACCGCACGGACCACCCGGTCATCAAGTCCTTCGAGCCGGGCGAGGACTGGGCCTGGTGCTTCCGCGACGAGGAGATGGTGGAGCGCATCCCGGCCTTCCCCGCCGAGAGCCCCTCCGAGCACTACGCGGCGCCGTAG
- a CDS encoding response regulator transcription factor, which produces MSMARGSVPGRILLVEDDADINATLCEMLEEEGYEVQAVPNGRAALEALEQLPAPCLVLLDVEMPRMDGYDFLAHLRQHARHAADPVVVVTASRHAPTEVDEVLHKPFDFEVLLDAVERYCEAGPRPDTRWRADAGHGLHAL; this is translated from the coding sequence ATGTCGATGGCTCGAGGCTCCGTGCCCGGACGCATCCTCCTCGTGGAGGATGACGCCGACATCAACGCGACGCTGTGCGAGATGCTCGAGGAAGAGGGCTACGAGGTGCAGGCCGTGCCCAACGGGCGCGCGGCGCTCGAGGCCCTGGAGCAGCTGCCCGCCCCCTGCCTCGTGCTGCTGGACGTGGAGATGCCGCGCATGGACGGCTACGACTTCCTCGCCCACCTGCGCCAGCACGCGCGCCACGCCGCGGACCCGGTGGTGGTGGTGACGGCGAGCCGCCACGCCCCCACCGAGGTGGACGAGGTGCTGCACAAGCCCTTCGACTTCGAGGTGCTGCTGGACGCGGTGGAGCGCTACTGCGAGGCGGGCCCGCGGCCGGACACGCGCTGGCGCGCGGACGCCGGCCACGGCCTGCACGCGCTGTAG
- a CDS encoding type II toxin-antitoxin system RelE/ParE family toxin, with translation MQQTLAPQRASPSSSYRRFGVEYSQEAWRQLSALGWEDFRDVQRVLDALAEALSESPPRVLPPGGRFLLRAGRFVLGYSLRAEARTVCLCLFSQLPPGARALGRRGDPPEA, from the coding sequence TTGCAGCAGACCCTTGCGCCGCAGCGAGCGTCTCCGTCCTCGTCCTATCGGCGCTTCGGCGTCGAGTACTCGCAGGAGGCGTGGCGGCAGCTGAGCGCGCTCGGGTGGGAGGACTTCCGCGACGTGCAGCGGGTGCTGGATGCGCTCGCCGAGGCGCTGAGCGAGAGCCCGCCGCGGGTGCTGCCTCCGGGGGGCCGCTTCCTGCTGCGCGCGGGCCGCTTCGTGCTGGGCTACAGCCTGCGCGCCGAGGCGCGCACGGTGTGCCTGTGCCTCTTCAGCCAGCTGCCGCCCGGCGCGCGCGCGCTCGGCCGGCGCGGCGACCCGCCCGAGGCCTGA
- a CDS encoding GDSL-type esterase/lipase family protein produces the protein MDRGVWRWLLLAGALACGGQEPAPAAPPPPEAPAPSAPAPAPPPPPSGPAPAPVRFQPAFHQALRWTLRVESLTTFRLRVPLGRAGGRVRLAFRAGGGALQLQRASVARAGAGETPASAPLPLSFAGAPGASASAGERVVSDPLALQVARGEELFVTFEARGALAVSAIGALPGGRARSGAWALEAGALRGERWRRAVGLATLEVEGVPGPAVVAVGDSITEGYLNGADDVRKAWPGVAQARLGVPVLNAGVSGQGLYDALANLDAEVLVLEEVSDCVVLLGTNDLGAQPDTVQLRTRLARLFERLRPHCTVWAATLLPKERTTRGSYAQVREQRLVVNRWLREEAKVAGVIDLEAATRSSASVHQFAPGLDGDGIHPSAKGQRVMGEEVARFLRAQGLTGPP, from the coding sequence ATGGACAGGGGCGTGTGGAGGTGGCTGCTGCTCGCAGGGGCGCTCGCGTGTGGCGGCCAGGAGCCCGCGCCCGCCGCTCCTCCCCCGCCCGAGGCGCCCGCACCCTCCGCGCCAGCGCCCGCCCCGCCGCCGCCGCCCTCCGGGCCCGCGCCCGCGCCGGTGCGCTTCCAGCCCGCCTTCCACCAGGCCTTGCGCTGGACGCTGCGGGTGGAGTCGCTCACCACCTTCCGGCTGCGCGTACCGCTGGGGCGGGCGGGGGGCCGCGTGCGGCTCGCGTTTCGCGCGGGCGGGGGCGCACTGCAGCTGCAGCGCGCGAGCGTGGCGCGCGCGGGCGCCGGCGAGACGCCCGCCTCCGCGCCGCTCCCGCTGAGCTTCGCGGGCGCGCCCGGGGCGAGCGCGTCCGCGGGAGAGCGCGTGGTGTCCGACCCGCTCGCGCTCCAGGTGGCACGGGGCGAGGAGCTGTTCGTCACCTTCGAGGCGCGGGGCGCGCTCGCCGTGAGCGCCATCGGCGCGCTGCCCGGAGGCCGCGCACGCTCCGGCGCGTGGGCGCTGGAGGCAGGGGCGCTGCGCGGCGAGCGCTGGCGGCGCGCGGTGGGGCTCGCCACGCTGGAGGTGGAGGGCGTGCCGGGCCCCGCGGTGGTCGCGGTGGGCGACAGCATCACCGAGGGCTACCTCAACGGCGCGGACGACGTGCGCAAGGCGTGGCCCGGCGTGGCGCAGGCGCGCCTGGGCGTGCCGGTGCTCAACGCGGGCGTGAGCGGGCAGGGGCTCTACGACGCGCTCGCGAACCTGGACGCGGAGGTGCTCGTGCTCGAGGAGGTGAGCGACTGCGTGGTGTTGCTGGGCACCAACGACCTCGGTGCGCAGCCGGACACGGTGCAGCTGCGCACGCGGCTCGCGCGGCTCTTCGAGCGGCTGCGCCCCCACTGCACCGTGTGGGCGGCCACGCTGCTGCCCAAGGAGCGCACGACCCGCGGCAGCTACGCGCAGGTGCGCGAGCAGCGCCTCGTGGTGAACCGCTGGCTGCGCGAGGAGGCGAAGGTGGCCGGGGTCATCGACCTCGAGGCCGCGACGCGCTCGAGCGCGAGCGTGCACCAGTTCGCGCCCGGCCTGGACGGCGACGGCATCCACCCCAGCGCGAAGGGGCAGCGGGTGATGGGCGAGGAGGTGGCGCGCTTCCTCCGCGCGCAAGGCCTCACCGGGCCGCCCTGA
- a CDS encoding response regulator transcription factor, translated as MGESVRVAVLERDALLRELLTGLLTAAGHRVTAAAATPEALLGQLDPAPPAVLLLRVSSMFAQARARGEPLGAGPWELLAELQRAWPEVHALVLVGGPGAATGGGLDDAEEPALAERALALGAHDVVFTARDGVHAVLEAVAAVGRGERRMVQGRLGGPSPSSMSAPELPGLLLTPRERDVLRYIAHGMDNLKIAAHMNITERTVKAHVTQLYRKLRVENRAEMALRARGLGLQLPLSAPGPARSLG; from the coding sequence ATGGGCGAGTCGGTGCGAGTCGCGGTGCTCGAGCGCGATGCGCTGCTGCGCGAGCTGCTCACGGGACTGCTGACGGCCGCAGGGCACCGGGTGACGGCGGCCGCCGCCACGCCCGAGGCACTGCTCGGGCAGCTGGACCCCGCGCCTCCTGCGGTGCTGCTGCTGCGCGTCTCCTCGATGTTCGCTCAGGCGCGCGCGCGGGGCGAGCCTCTGGGCGCGGGCCCCTGGGAGCTGCTCGCCGAGCTGCAGCGCGCGTGGCCCGAGGTGCACGCGCTGGTGCTCGTCGGAGGCCCCGGTGCAGCGACGGGTGGAGGACTCGATGACGCAGAGGAGCCCGCGCTGGCCGAGCGCGCGCTCGCGCTCGGCGCGCACGACGTGGTGTTCACCGCGCGCGACGGCGTGCACGCCGTGCTCGAGGCCGTGGCGGCGGTGGGCCGCGGGGAGCGCCGGATGGTGCAGGGACGGCTGGGCGGGCCTTCGCCCTCGTCCATGAGCGCGCCGGAGCTCCCCGGGCTGCTGCTCACGCCCCGGGAGCGCGACGTGCTGCGCTACATCGCGCACGGCATGGACAACCTGAAGATCGCCGCGCACATGAACATCACCGAGCGCACGGTGAAGGCGCACGTGACGCAGCTGTACCGCAAGCTGCGCGTGGAGAACCGCGCCGAGATGGCGCTGCGTGCGCGCGGGCTGGGGCTGCAGCTGCCGCTGAGCGCGCCGGGCCCGGCGCGCTCGCTGGGCTGA
- a CDS encoding ATP-binding protein, producing MSSAPPPSTFELLAQLHPDGVLGAVLEDGSWRVHFQDGVALRLMQRSVLGPLQPLAFPGAAPLLQAAQEALRRGATRQDPVERELPLEVRGGAGWLRVRAVVLPSAAPPGAPADAPQVALFLEDTSLARAFEQELRRSRELMYAVVEATSDAIYVKDPQGHYLFINAAGAQALGRGVSGVVGHTDAELFPPTLAEATRAHDLEVLERRQTLSYEHAEEPERGTGRVWQSTKGVLLHPDGRVRALFGTSRDVTERRRAERLHERLLGILGHDLRSPLTALALDLLQLRRLAPPGPLQHLGERLGRTARRVERLVALLLDYTQLHAGRPLLLNRQEVELRGLLEVALREALAGHPPRAVELVGEPLRARLDRPRMALVFAQLLDNALRHSPPASPLTVTLRCEGGRARVQVHNEGAPIPLERLQHLFEAPEMAPSAAAEETVRLSLGLGLHVARATVEAHGGHLEVSSGEGVGTVVTVTLPLGDGQG from the coding sequence GTGTCCTCCGCGCCCCCGCCCTCCACCTTCGAGCTGCTGGCGCAGCTGCACCCGGACGGCGTGCTGGGCGCGGTGCTCGAGGACGGCAGCTGGCGCGTGCACTTCCAGGACGGCGTGGCGCTGCGGCTGATGCAGCGCAGCGTGCTGGGCCCGCTGCAGCCGCTCGCCTTCCCCGGCGCCGCGCCCCTGCTGCAGGCGGCGCAGGAGGCACTGCGGCGCGGCGCCACCCGCCAGGACCCGGTGGAGCGGGAGCTGCCGCTCGAGGTGCGCGGCGGCGCGGGCTGGCTGCGCGTGCGCGCCGTGGTCCTGCCCTCGGCAGCGCCTCCAGGGGCTCCGGCCGACGCGCCGCAGGTGGCGCTGTTCCTCGAGGACACGAGCCTGGCGCGCGCCTTCGAGCAGGAGCTGCGCCGCAGCCGCGAGCTGATGTACGCGGTGGTGGAGGCGACGAGTGACGCCATCTACGTGAAGGACCCGCAGGGCCACTACCTCTTCATCAATGCCGCGGGCGCCCAGGCGCTGGGGCGCGGCGTGAGCGGCGTGGTGGGCCACACGGACGCGGAGCTCTTTCCCCCCACGCTCGCCGAGGCCACGCGCGCGCACGACCTCGAGGTGCTCGAGCGCCGCCAGACGCTGAGCTACGAGCACGCGGAGGAGCCGGAGCGCGGCACGGGCCGCGTGTGGCAGTCCACCAAGGGCGTGCTGCTGCACCCGGACGGGCGCGTGCGCGCCCTCTTCGGCACCAGCCGGGACGTCACCGAGCGCCGGCGCGCGGAGCGGCTCCACGAGCGGCTGCTGGGCATCCTCGGCCACGACCTGCGCAGCCCCCTCACCGCGCTGGCGCTGGACCTGCTGCAGCTGCGCCGGCTCGCGCCGCCGGGCCCCCTGCAGCACCTGGGCGAGCGGCTCGGGCGCACGGCTCGGCGCGTGGAGCGGCTGGTGGCGCTGCTGCTGGACTACACCCAGCTGCACGCGGGCCGCCCGCTGCTGCTCAACCGCCAGGAGGTGGAGCTGCGCGGCCTGCTGGAGGTGGCGCTGCGCGAGGCGCTCGCGGGCCACCCGCCGCGCGCCGTGGAGCTGGTGGGCGAGCCGCTGCGCGCGCGCCTCGACCGCCCGCGCATGGCGCTGGTGTTCGCGCAGCTGCTGGACAACGCGCTCCGCCACAGCCCGCCGGCCAGCCCCCTCACCGTGACGCTGCGCTGCGAGGGCGGCCGCGCGAGGGTGCAGGTGCACAACGAGGGCGCCCCCATCCCGCTCGAGCGCCTGCAGCACCTCTTCGAGGCCCCGGAGATGGCCCCGAGCGCCGCCGCGGAGGAGACGGTGCGCCTGTCGCTGGGGCTCGGGCTGCACGTGGCCCGGGCGACCGTGGAGGCCCACGGCGGTCACCTCGAGGTGAGCAGCGGCGAGGGCGTGGGCACGGTGGTCACCGTGACGCTGCCGCTCGGTGACGGACAGGGCTGA
- a CDS encoding aldo/keto reductase yields MSSRRDFLELAGAALLAPVVSAAAAAAAGPSTTGSSGSGPGSTGSDGGTRGILLPRTLGKTGVQVSGLGVGGYHLGTMKSEAEAVRLVHEAIDAGLTFFDNAWEYNEGRSEQWLGKALEGKRQQVFLMTKVCTHGRDKRVAMQQLEESLRRLRTDHLDLWQVHEVVHDNDPALHYQKGGVLEALEEAKRQGKVRFVGFTGHKDPAIHLDMLQRGFPFDSVQMPLNAFDATFRSFEQRVLPEVLKRGMVALGMKSLGGEGDPVKKGALAPEEALRYALSLPAHVIISGMDKPEVLRQNLKVARDFKPMSAEEMRALRERCRQLAADGRFELYKTSMKYDADVGRAQHGLPSMKELGG; encoded by the coding sequence GTGTCCAGCCGCCGTGACTTCCTCGAGCTCGCGGGCGCCGCGCTGCTCGCCCCCGTCGTCTCCGCCGCCGCCGCTGCGGCCGCGGGCCCCTCCACTACGGGCTCCTCGGGCTCCGGCCCGGGCAGCACCGGAAGCGATGGCGGCACGCGCGGCATCCTGCTGCCGCGCACGCTGGGCAAGACGGGCGTGCAGGTGTCCGGCCTCGGCGTGGGCGGCTACCACCTGGGCACGATGAAGAGCGAGGCCGAGGCGGTGCGGCTGGTGCACGAGGCCATCGACGCAGGCCTCACCTTCTTCGACAACGCGTGGGAGTACAACGAGGGCCGCAGCGAGCAGTGGCTGGGCAAGGCGCTCGAGGGCAAGCGGCAGCAGGTCTTCCTCATGACGAAGGTGTGCACGCACGGGCGCGACAAGCGCGTGGCGATGCAGCAACTGGAGGAGTCGCTGCGCCGGCTGAGGACGGACCACCTGGACCTGTGGCAGGTGCACGAGGTGGTGCACGACAACGACCCCGCGCTGCACTACCAGAAGGGCGGCGTGCTCGAGGCGCTGGAGGAGGCCAAGCGCCAGGGCAAGGTGCGCTTCGTGGGCTTCACCGGCCACAAGGACCCGGCCATCCACCTGGACATGCTGCAGCGGGGCTTCCCCTTCGACTCGGTGCAGATGCCGCTCAACGCCTTCGACGCCACCTTCCGCTCCTTCGAGCAGCGCGTGCTGCCCGAGGTGCTCAAGCGCGGCATGGTGGCGCTGGGGATGAAGAGCCTCGGCGGCGAGGGAGACCCGGTGAAGAAGGGCGCGCTCGCGCCCGAGGAGGCGCTGCGCTACGCGCTCAGCCTCCCCGCGCACGTCATCATCAGCGGCATGGACAAGCCGGAGGTGCTGCGCCAGAACCTGAAGGTCGCGCGCGACTTCAAGCCGATGAGCGCGGAGGAGATGCGCGCCTTGCGCGAGCGCTGCCGGCAGCTCGCCGCGGACGGGCGCTTCGAGCTGTACAAGACGAGCATGAAGTACGACGCGGACGTGGGCCGCGCGCAGCACGGGCTGCCGTCCATGAAGGAGCTGGGCGGCTGA
- a CDS encoding transglycosylase SLT domain-containing protein has protein sequence MTWKGNPEQRQRRACLSGRAGAIAALLLCVPGTGAWAQAPAEDAEAASEAQLEDLLEAAQRAPSSAGAERLFAEEDLAPHFTQGALAQAKLAYERRRYGQARALLARAPQSPPVRYLAALAALNAGELAVAAEEFSALAERYPPLADRCRALAGGARERLKQWDAALAAYEQVAPPALAFPEARFGMSRVLERKGDRVGAARVLEPLTGDAPGRGREAARLQALMRTCDLARARLDYQAEHHALLEVWATSPLSPEAERARARLKGLPLPLKWRVRRAEALLALHLNAQALAQLEPVLPQLALPEPLACRAHLAYGTALRKERQHRSAVRALAPVAEACRDAELRPRALYLLGYSQSVVAPRDAVETYAALARDYPAHALADDALFFAAQVQLQLGDAPGALARFEETARRYPEGNFAAEALFKAFLVQFERKAWGPALASLAAIEALPAGTLPDEEPWRARYWEARSLEAQGQLPEALAAYGRVARERPGTYYGMLACGRLEAREVPCGLTPGTASGSAPPQGRGAEQGGTGLPLGTLAEEPHFWAAVELHRLRLPGAAEELLAIEPRRQSPAGARLLFRLAQTLGLEKTAGALARSTALTSSLVGAPDASSRQVWEATYPLAFQPLVERYGKAARVDAHLVYALMREESRFNPRARSSTGALGLTQLMPATASAVARAHRVGQVTAEHLLQPYKNLQLGSLYLGSLLRDFEGEPTYAIASYNAGPGAVRRWLRTRPAAELDEWVELIPFEETRAYVKRVQASYATYRILYARPAPAQPERTRRGAAGSGRSALLAP, from the coding sequence ATGACGTGGAAGGGAAACCCCGAGCAGCGGCAGCGCCGCGCGTGCCTCTCTGGCCGCGCGGGAGCCATCGCGGCCCTGCTGCTCTGCGTGCCGGGGACGGGGGCGTGGGCCCAGGCGCCGGCGGAGGACGCAGAGGCGGCGTCCGAGGCGCAGCTCGAGGACCTGCTCGAGGCGGCGCAGCGGGCACCGAGCAGTGCGGGGGCCGAGCGGCTCTTCGCGGAGGAGGACCTCGCGCCGCACTTCACCCAGGGCGCGCTCGCCCAGGCGAAGCTCGCCTACGAGCGCCGCCGCTACGGGCAGGCGCGCGCGCTCCTCGCCCGGGCACCGCAGAGCCCTCCCGTGCGCTACCTCGCGGCGCTCGCGGCGCTGAACGCCGGCGAGCTCGCCGTGGCGGCCGAGGAGTTCAGCGCGCTCGCGGAGCGCTACCCGCCGCTCGCGGACCGCTGCCGGGCGCTCGCGGGCGGCGCGCGTGAGCGGCTGAAGCAGTGGGATGCAGCGCTCGCCGCGTACGAGCAGGTGGCGCCCCCCGCGCTCGCCTTCCCCGAGGCGCGCTTCGGGATGTCGCGCGTGCTCGAGCGCAAGGGGGACCGGGTGGGGGCGGCGCGGGTGCTCGAGCCGCTCACCGGCGATGCGCCGGGGCGCGGGCGTGAGGCGGCGCGGCTGCAGGCCCTGATGCGGACGTGCGACCTCGCACGCGCGCGCCTCGACTACCAGGCCGAGCACCACGCGCTGCTCGAGGTGTGGGCCACGAGCCCGCTGTCTCCCGAGGCGGAGCGCGCCCGCGCGCGGCTCAAGGGACTTCCCCTGCCCCTCAAGTGGCGGGTGCGGCGCGCGGAGGCCCTGCTCGCGCTGCACCTCAACGCGCAGGCGCTCGCGCAGCTCGAGCCCGTGCTGCCGCAGCTCGCGCTGCCCGAGCCCCTCGCCTGCCGCGCGCACCTCGCCTACGGCACCGCGCTGCGCAAGGAGCGCCAGCACCGCAGCGCCGTGAGGGCGCTCGCCCCGGTGGCGGAGGCCTGCCGCGATGCCGAGCTGCGCCCGCGCGCCCTCTACCTGCTCGGCTATTCGCAGTCCGTCGTGGCGCCGCGCGACGCGGTGGAGACCTACGCCGCGCTCGCGCGCGACTACCCCGCGCACGCGCTCGCCGACGACGCGCTCTTCTTCGCCGCCCAGGTGCAGCTGCAGCTGGGCGACGCGCCGGGCGCGCTCGCGCGCTTCGAGGAGACGGCGCGCCGCTACCCCGAGGGCAACTTCGCCGCCGAGGCGCTCTTCAAGGCCTTCCTCGTCCAGTTCGAGCGCAAGGCCTGGGGGCCGGCGCTCGCGTCGCTCGCCGCCATTGAGGCGCTGCCGGCCGGCACGCTCCCGGACGAGGAGCCCTGGCGCGCGCGCTACTGGGAGGCGCGCAGCCTCGAGGCGCAGGGGCAGCTGCCCGAGGCGCTCGCGGCCTACGGGCGCGTGGCGCGCGAGCGGCCGGGCACCTACTACGGGATGCTCGCGTGTGGCCGGCTCGAGGCGCGCGAGGTGCCCTGTGGCCTCACGCCGGGCACGGCCTCGGGCAGCGCCCCGCCGCAGGGCCGCGGCGCGGAGCAGGGTGGCACGGGCCTGCCGCTGGGCACGCTCGCCGAGGAGCCCCACTTCTGGGCCGCGGTGGAGCTGCACCGGCTGCGGCTGCCGGGGGCCGCGGAGGAGCTGCTCGCCATCGAGCCCCGGAGGCAGTCGCCCGCGGGGGCCCGGCTGCTCTTCCGACTGGCGCAGACGCTGGGGCTGGAGAAGACGGCGGGCGCGCTGGCGCGCAGTACGGCGCTCACCTCGAGCCTCGTCGGCGCGCCGGACGCGAGCTCGCGACAGGTGTGGGAGGCCACCTATCCGCTCGCGTTCCAGCCCCTGGTGGAGCGCTACGGCAAGGCGGCCCGGGTGGATGCGCACCTCGTGTACGCCCTCATGCGCGAGGAGAGCCGCTTCAACCCGCGCGCCCGCTCCTCCACCGGCGCGCTCGGCCTCACCCAGCTCATGCCGGCCACCGCGAGCGCCGTCGCCCGGGCCCACCGCGTCGGGCAGGTGACGGCCGAGCACCTGCTGCAACCCTACAAGAACCTGCAGCTGGGCTCGCTGTACCTCGGCTCGCTCCTGCGCGACTTCGAGGGGGAGCCCACCTACGCCATCGCCAGCTACAACGCAGGCCCCGGCGCCGTGCGCCGCTGGCTGCGCACGCGCCCCGCCGCCGAGCTGGACGAGTGGGTGGAGCTCATCCCCTTCGAGGAGACGCGCGCCTACGTGAAGCGGGTGCAGGCCAGCTACGCCACCTACCGGATCCTCTACGCGCGCCCCGCGCCCGCGCAGCCGGAGCGCACGCGCCGGGGCGCTGCGGGGAGTGGGCGCAGCGCCCTGCTCGCGCCGTAG